The following coding sequences are from one Dehalococcoidia bacterium window:
- a CDS encoding MBL fold metallo-hydrolase, whose protein sequence is MSGETVQIGKVSVQAIQDIATPARPSIMFPMSTPEKLEPFQHFINERGHFTINIGAFAVRSAGRLILVDTGIGNKNREQFRNGILPDNLRAAGIAPDEIDTVLITHLHIDHVGWNTVEHEGTFVPFFPKARYVIQRREWEYWTQPEIAAANACIGDSVLPLKDTGQVDLIEDVTAITAEITTVPTPGHTPAHQSIAIHSGGEKALITGDVAHHPVQLTEWEWGLAVDVDPALARDTRKALIERVDREGELVVGTHFPFPGFGRLVRLYGRRYWQALAPATA, encoded by the coding sequence ATGTCGGGCGAAACCGTGCAGATCGGCAAGGTCAGTGTGCAGGCGATCCAGGACATCGCCACGCCGGCGCGGCCGAGCATCATGTTCCCGATGTCCACGCCGGAGAAGCTGGAGCCGTTCCAGCACTTCATCAACGAGCGCGGCCACTTCACCATCAATATCGGCGCCTTCGCCGTGCGCTCGGCCGGGCGGCTGATCCTGGTGGACACGGGCATCGGCAACAAGAACCGCGAGCAGTTCCGCAACGGCATCCTGCCCGACAACCTGCGCGCCGCCGGCATCGCCCCCGACGAGATCGACACGGTGCTGATCACGCACCTGCACATCGACCACGTCGGCTGGAACACGGTCGAACACGAGGGCACGTTCGTACCGTTCTTCCCGAAGGCGCGGTACGTGATCCAGCGGCGCGAGTGGGAGTACTGGACGCAGCCGGAGATTGCCGCGGCGAACGCCTGCATCGGCGACAGCGTGCTGCCGCTCAAGGACACCGGCCAGGTGGACCTGATCGAGGACGTGACCGCGATCACGGCGGAGATCACGACGGTTCCCACGCCGGGCCACACGCCGGCGCACCAGAGCATCGCCATCCACTCCGGCGGCGAGAAGGCGCTGATCACCGGCGACGTGGCGCATCACCCGGTGCAGCTCACCGAGTGGGAGTGGGGGCTGGCCGTGGACGTGGACCCGGCGCTGGCGCGCGATACGCGCAAGGCGCTGATCGAGCGTGTGGACCGTGAGGGCGAGCTGGTGGTCGGCACGCATTTCCCCTTCCCCGGCTTCGGCCGCCTGGTGCGCCTGTACGGTCGCCGCTACTGGCAGGCGCTGGCCCCGGCCACAGCGTAG
- a CDS encoding CoA transferase translates to MTGTGPLAGLRVLDIGTLIAGPFGASLLADFGADVIKVEQPGTGDSLRTSGGQRVDGVSLAWATTGRNKRSVTLNLREPEGQALFFELVRVSDALIENFTPGTLERRGLGPERLRQVNPRLIVIRVSGFGQTGPYSHRAGYDRIALGYSGLMYVSGYPDGPPVRPAFAMADFTTAMFGALSTLMALYHRDVHGGAGQDVDLALFEPILRISEDLIPAYDRLGVVRERIGNRNPGFAPAGNFLTRDGRWLQIAAGGDRVWARMAEAIGRPELATDERFATQRARAANADELEAIIRDWIAARDFEDAFGALDAADVPAGPIMNAAQIVADPHINARGDIISVDHPQIGPVKMPGIVPKFSETPGAVRWPGPELGEYNAAVYGELLGLNEADLRGLHERGVI, encoded by the coding sequence ATGACCGGCACGGGACCGCTCGCGGGGCTGCGCGTGCTCGACATCGGCACGCTGATCGCCGGGCCGTTCGGCGCCAGTCTGCTGGCCGACTTCGGCGCCGACGTGATCAAGGTCGAGCAGCCGGGCACGGGCGACTCGCTGCGCACTTCCGGCGGCCAGCGCGTGGACGGTGTCTCGCTCGCCTGGGCCACGACGGGGCGCAACAAGCGCTCGGTCACGCTCAACCTGCGCGAACCGGAGGGCCAGGCACTCTTCTTCGAACTCGTGCGCGTCTCCGATGCGTTGATCGAGAACTTCACGCCCGGCACGCTGGAGCGGCGCGGCCTCGGCCCGGAGCGGCTGCGCCAGGTCAACCCGCGGCTGATCGTGATCCGCGTCTCCGGCTTCGGCCAGACGGGACCGTACAGCCACCGCGCCGGCTATGATCGCATCGCCCTCGGCTACAGCGGCTTGATGTACGTCAGCGGCTATCCCGACGGCCCGCCCGTGCGCCCGGCCTTTGCCATGGCCGACTTCACGACGGCGATGTTCGGCGCCCTCTCCACGCTGATGGCGCTCTATCACCGCGACGTGCACGGCGGCGCCGGCCAGGACGTGGACCTGGCGCTGTTCGAGCCGATCCTGCGCATCTCCGAAGACCTGATCCCGGCCTACGACCGGCTCGGCGTGGTGCGCGAGCGCATCGGCAACCGCAACCCCGGCTTTGCGCCCGCCGGCAACTTTCTGACGCGCGACGGCCGCTGGCTGCAGATCGCCGCGGGCGGCGACCGCGTCTGGGCGCGCATGGCCGAGGCGATCGGACGTCCCGAGCTGGCGACGGACGAGCGTTTCGCCACGCAGCGCGCCCGCGCCGCCAACGCCGACGAATTGGAAGCGATCATCCGTGACTGGATCGCCGCCCGCGACTTCGAGGATGCCTTCGGAGCGCTGGACGCCGCCGACGTGCCCGCCGGCCCGATCATGAACGCCGCCCAGATCGTCGCCGACCCGCACATCAACGCCCGCGGCGACATCATCAGCGTTGATCACCCGCAGATCGGCCCCGTGAAGATGCCCGGCATCGTGCCCAAGTTCTCCGAGACACCCGGCGCCGTGCGCTGGCCCGGCCCGGAACTGGGCGAGTACAACGCCGCCGTCTACGGTGAGCTGCTGGGACTGAACGAGGCGGACCTGCGCGGCCTGCACGAGCGCGGCGTGATCTGA
- a CDS encoding trehalase family glycosidase: protein MDERSGLLALAERQLAANRQRGVGAASGLPYDFVCPSRSHYPFQWFWDSCFHAIALTHIDVRLAEQELRCLLQGQRADGFMPHMLFWDQASYRAMAESYNLPKLGGWTSDITQTPMLAAALRRVYEAGRSRTFLEQTLPAAVRCYDWLRRNRDPDGDGLLSILQPDESGLDASPKYDRVLGLTEPTEAGLRAAMQGLFDRYAPLRSDNAAMLALDAFNVEDVLVNTVYADNLRDLAALLREAGDAVAAHRYEDEAARTLAALLSKCWDEGAGAFWDLAGAAEEPQRVLTITSLFPLLLGDLPAEIAAKLVKHVTDEGKFWARVPVRSVAAREPSYDPGEGIIWRGPVWLNTNWFLIRGLRRHGYDAEAETIAAASRELVLRHGFREYYNPETGAPGGAVGFGWSTLVIDM, encoded by the coding sequence ATGGACGAACGCTCTGGCCTGCTCGCCCTCGCCGAACGCCAGCTCGCGGCGAACCGTCAGCGCGGCGTCGGCGCGGCCAGCGGCCTGCCCTACGACTTCGTCTGCCCCTCTCGCAGCCACTATCCCTTCCAGTGGTTCTGGGACTCCTGCTTCCACGCCATCGCCCTGACACACATCGACGTGCGCCTGGCCGAGCAGGAGCTGCGCTGCCTGCTGCAGGGCCAGCGCGCCGACGGCTTCATGCCGCACATGCTCTTCTGGGACCAGGCCAGCTACCGCGCGATGGCCGAGTCGTACAACCTGCCGAAGCTCGGTGGCTGGACCAGCGACATTACACAGACGCCAATGCTGGCCGCGGCGCTGCGGCGCGTCTACGAAGCGGGCCGCTCGCGCACATTCCTTGAACAAACGCTGCCCGCCGCCGTGCGCTGTTACGACTGGCTGCGCCGCAACCGTGACCCGGACGGAGACGGCCTGCTCAGCATCCTGCAGCCCGACGAATCCGGCCTCGACGCCTCGCCGAAGTACGACCGGGTCCTCGGGCTGACGGAGCCGACCGAGGCCGGCCTGCGCGCGGCGATGCAGGGGCTGTTCGACCGCTACGCGCCGCTGCGCAGCGACAACGCGGCCATGTTGGCGCTCGACGCCTTCAACGTCGAGGACGTGCTGGTGAACACGGTCTACGCCGACAACCTGCGCGACCTCGCGGCCCTGCTGCGCGAGGCCGGCGACGCCGTGGCCGCCCACCGGTACGAGGACGAGGCGGCGCGCACGCTGGCGGCCCTGCTGTCAAAGTGCTGGGACGAGGGGGCCGGAGCCTTCTGGGACCTGGCCGGCGCCGCGGAGGAGCCGCAGCGCGTGCTGACGATTACCTCGCTTTTCCCGCTGCTGCTGGGCGACCTGCCGGCCGAGATCGCTGCAAAGCTCGTCAAGCACGTGACCGACGAGGGCAAGTTCTGGGCGCGCGTTCCGGTGCGCTCGGTCGCGGCCCGCGAGCCGTCCTACGATCCGGGCGAGGGCATCATCTGGCGCGGGCCGGTCTGGCTCAACACGAACTGGTTCTTGATTCGCGGCCTGCGCCGCCACGGCTACGATGCCGAGGCCGAGACGATCGCCGCCGCCAGCCGCGAGCTGGTGCTGCGCCACGGCTTCCGCGAGTACTACAACCCGGAGACCGGCGCACCCGGCGGCGCCGTGGGCTTCGGCTGGTCCACGCTGGTGATCGACATGTGA